Proteins encoded together in one Chaetodon auriga isolate fChaAug3 chromosome 20, fChaAug3.hap1, whole genome shotgun sequence window:
- the qrfprb gene encoding pyroglutamylated RF-amide peptide receptor, whose amino-acid sequence MAAASTDSGQGTTKITPEVLQEMLQYYNLSRQEFINTYNIQPLVYIPELPYSAKTTFVIMYMVIFVMALAGNSLVIYIVVKKRAIQTATDIFICSLAVSDLLITFFCIPFTLLQNISSEWFGGVLVCKTVPFVQTTAIVTGILTMTCIAIERYQGIVFPLKMRRQYSPKRAYKMLGLVWIASVIVGSPMLFVQQLEVKYDFLYDHYHVCCQESWRSLTHRQVYTTFIMVALFLLPLAAMLFLYTRIGIELWIRKRVGDSSVLNTMNHREISKISRKKKRAVKMMITIVLLFTICWAPFHTVHMLFEYYDLEKKYDGVTLNMIVAIVQAIGFFNSFNNPIVYAFMNENFKKSCVSTLSHCIRKPNQQGVAVEAPKLTVQFIKPQSREAFFESDEGNSSKQHSAERGHASSSHGESSLEIIGEKISTIQTELPANSSSQVKTSGV is encoded by the exons ATGGCAGCAGCCTCGACAGATTCGGGCCAGGGGACCACCAAGATAACTCCTGAAGTGCTGCAGGAGATGCTCCAGTACTACAACCTGAGCCGCCAGGAGTTTATCAACACTTACAACATCCAGCCGCTCGTCTACATCCCCGAGCTGCCGTACAGCGCCAAGACCACCTTCGTGATCATGTATATGGTTATTTTCGTCATGGCTCTGGCCGGGAATAGTTTGGTCATCTACATAGTTGTGAAGAAACGGGCGATACAGACGGCGACAGATATCTTTATTTGCTCTCTGGCGGTCAGCGACCTGCTCATCACTTTCTTCTGCATACCGTTTACTTTGCTGCAGAACATCTCCTCTGAATGGTTCGGGG GAGTTCTGGTTTGCAAAACCGTTCCCTTTGTGCAGACTACAGCCATAGTGACGGGCATCCTCACGATGACCTGCATTGCCATTGAGAGATACCAGGGTATTGTCTTCCCACTGAAAATGAGGAGGCAGTACTCACCCAAAAGAGCATACAAGATGCTAG GGCTGGTATGGATCGCCTCAGTGATAGTGGGTTCACCAATGTTGTTTGTGCAACAACTGGAG GTCAAGTACGACTTCTTGTATGATCACTACCACGTGTGCTGTCAGGAGAGTTGGCGTTCGTTGACTCACAGGCAGGTGTACACCACCTTCATCATGGTggctctcttcctcctccctttggCTGCCATGCTGTTCCTCTACACGCGCATTGGCATTGAGTTGTGGATCCGCAAGAGGGTGGGCGACTCCTCAGTCCTCAACACCATGAACCACAGGGAGATCAGTAAGATCTCAAG gaaaaagaaaagagctgtTAAAATGATGATCACCATAGTTCTGCTGTTTACCATTTGCTGGGCACCTTTCCACACAGTCCACATGCTGTTTGAGTACT ATGACCTGGAGAAGAAGTATGATGGAGTCACACTTAACATGATCGTGGCTATCGTTCAGGCCATCGGCTTCTTCAACAGCTTCAACAATCCCATCGTCTACGCCTTCATGAATGAGAACTTCAAGAAGAGCTGCGTCTCCACCCTCTCCCACTGCATCCGAAAACCAAACCAGCAGGGTGTCGCTGTGGAGGCCCCCAAACTGACCGTGCAGTTCATCAAACCCCAGAGTAGAGAAGCCTTCTTTGAGTCAGATGAAGGCAACAGTTCGAAGCAGCACTCAGCAGAGAGGGGCCATGCCAGTTCCTCGCACGGAGAGAGCTCGCTGGAAATAATTGGCGAAAAAATCTCCACCATCCAGACAGAACTTCCTGCGAACAGCTCATCTCAAGTCAAAACTTCAGGTGTTTAG